A genomic segment from Mustela lutreola isolate mMusLut2 chromosome 15, mMusLut2.pri, whole genome shotgun sequence encodes:
- the KCNH6 gene encoding potassium voltage-gated channel subfamily H member 6: MPVRRGHVAPQNTYLDTIIRKFEGQSRKFLIANAQMENCAIIYCNDGFCELFGYSRVEVMQRPCTCDFLTGPNTPRSAMSRLAQALLGTEECKVDILYYRKDASSFRCLVDVVPVKNEDGAVIMFILNFEDLAQLLAKSERRSLSQCLLSQSFLGSESSHGRPGAQGPGTGRVKYRTIGQIPQFTLNFVEFNLEKHRSGSTTEIEIIAPHKVVERTQNVTEKVTQVLSLGADVLPEYKLQAPRIHRGTLLHYSPFKAVWDWLILLLVIYTAIFTPYSAAFLLSDQDESQRVDCGYTCSPLTVVDLIVDIMFVVDIVINFRTTYVNTNDEVVSHPRRIAIHYFKGWFLIDMVAAIPFDLLIFRTGSDETTTLIGLLKTARLLRLVRVARKLDRYSEYGAAVLFLLMCTFALIAHWLACIWYAIGNVERPYLEPKIGWLDSLGAQLGKRYNGSDPASGPSVQDKYVTALYFTFSSLTSVGFGNVSPNTNSEKVFSICVMLIGSLMYASIFGNVSAIIQRLYSGTARYHTQMLRVKEFIRFHQIPNPLRQRLEEYFQHAWSYTNGIDMNAVLKGFPECLQADICLHLHRALLQHCPAFRGASKGCLRALAVKFKTTHAPPGDTLVHLGDVLSTLYFISRGSIEILRDDVVVAILGKNDIFGEPISLHARPGKSSADVRALTYCDLHKIQRTDLLEVLDMYPAFADSFWSKLEVTFNLRDAGGGFQSSPQPAPGSQDHQAFFLGDNQSAAAPSLSISDASGLWPELLQQVPPKPRHSPPNPQGDPDCWPRELGSRLEQLQAQMNRLESRMSSDLSRILQLLQHPPPQGHAGCILGAPMSDDLALFPAASATQSPGTRLPPGGLTPEQVPSCGDLNKYRLTRRNSSSRGPPLAPLAATDKILTVSSEQEQPEGLLSPLASPLHPLEVQGLICGPRFPSLPEHLSSIPKQLEFQRHGSDPGLAGSWSP; the protein is encoded by the exons ATGCCTGTCCGCAGGGGCCACGTCGCGCCCCAGAACACGTACCTGGACACCATCATCCGCAAGTTCGAGGGCCAGA GTCGGAAGTTCCTGATAGCCAATGCACAGATGGAGAACTGCGCCATCATTTACTGCAACGATGGCTTCTGTGAACTCTTTGGCTATTCCCGAGTGGAGGTGATGCAGCGACCCTGCACCTGCGACTTCCTCACAGGACCCAATACGCCGCGCAGTGCCATGTCCCGCCTAGCGCAGGCCCTGCTGGGGACGGAGGAGTGCAAGGTGGACATTCTCTACTACCGCAAGGATG CCTCCAGCTTCCGCTGCCTGGTGGACGTGGTACCCGTGAAGAATGAGGATGGGGCCGTCATCATGTTCATCCTCAACTTCGAGGACCTGGCCCAGCTCCTGGCCAAAAGCGAACGTCGCAGCCTGTCCCAGTGCCTGCTGTCCCAGAGCTTCCTGGGCTCCG AGAGCTCTCATGGCAGGCCGGGGGCACAGGGGCCTGGCACAGGCAGGGTCAAGTACAGAACCATTGGCCAGATCCCACAGTTCACGCTCAACTTCGTGGAGTTCAACCTCGAGAAGCACCGCTCGGGCTCGACCACGGAGATTGAGATCATCGCACCGCACAAGGTGGTGGAGCGAACCCAGAACGTCACTGAGAAGGTCACCCAG GTTCTGTCCCTGGGCGCCGACGTGCTGCCGGAGTACAAGCTGCAGGCTCCACGCATCCACCGGGGGACGCTGCTGCACTACAGCCCCTTCAAGGCCGTGTGGGACTGGCTCATCCTGCTGCTGGTCATCTACACGGCCATCTTCACACCCTACTCAGCCGCCTTCCTGCTCAGCGACCAGGACGAGTCGCAACGCGTGGACTGTGGCTACACCTGTAGTCCGCTCACCGTGGTGGACCTCATCGTAGACATCATGTTTGTTGTGGACATTGTCATCAACTTCCGCACCACTTATGTCAACACCAACGACGAGGTGGTCAGCCACCCTCGCCGCATTGCCATCCACTACTTCAAGGGCTGGTTCCTCATTGACATGGTGGCCGCCATCCCCTTCGACCTGCTCATCTTCCGCACTGGCTCTGATGAG acCACAACCCTGATCGGGCTGCTGAAAACGGCGAGGCTGCTGCGGCTGGTGCGCGTGGCACGGAAGCTGGACCGCTACTCCGAGTACGGGGCAGCTGTTCTTTTCCTGCTCATGTGCACTTTTGCGCTCATTGCACACTGGCTAGCCTGCATCTGGTACGCCATCGGCAATGTGGAGCGGCCCTACCTGGAGCCCAAGATTGGCTGGCTGGACAGCCTGGGCGCGCAGCTCGGCAAACGCTACAATGGCAGTGACCCAGCCTCCGGCCCCTCGGTGCAGGACAAGTATGTCACCGCCCTCTACTTCACCTTCAGCAGTCTCACCAGTGTGGGCTTCGGCAACGTCTCCCCCAACACCAACTCTGAGAAGGTCTTCTCTATCTGCGTCATGCTCATCGGCT CCCTCATGTACGCCAGCATCTTTGGAAACGTGTCAGCCATCATCCAGCGCCTGTACTCGGGCACTGCGCGCTACCACACGCAGATGTTACGCGTCAAGGAGTTCATCCGCTTCCACCAGATCCCAAACCCGCTGCGGCAGCGCCTGGAAGAGTACTTCCAGCATGCCTGGTCCTACACCAACGGCATTGACATGAACGCG GTGCTGAAGGGCTTCCCTGAGTGCCTACAGGCCGACATCTGCCTGCACCTGCACCGTGCGCTGCTGCAGCACTGCCCTGCCTTCCGTGGAGCCAGCAAGGGCTGCTTGCGAGCGCTGGCGGTCAAGTTCAAGACGACTCACGCACCGCCGGGGGACACGCTGGTGCACCTGGGCGACGTGCTCTCCACGCTCTACTTCATCTCTCGTGGCTCCATTGAGATCTTGCGCGACGACGTGGTGGTGGCCATCCTCG GAAAGAACGACATCTTTGGGGAACCCATTAGCCTTCACGCCCGGCCGGGCAAGTCCAGTGCAGATGTGCGGGCCCTGACCTACTGTGACCTGCACAAGATCCAGCGGACAGACCTGCTGGAGGTGCTGGACATGTACCCCGCGTTTGCAGACAGCTTCTGGAGTAAGCTGGAAGTCACCTTCAACCTGCGGGAC GCAGGCGGGGGTTTCCAGTCATCACCCCAGCCAGCTCCAGGCAGCCAGGACCACCAAGCCTTCTTCCTTGGTGACAACCAGTCAG CCGCAGCCCCTTCCCTGAGCATCTCAGATGCATCTGGCCTCTGGCCTGAGTTGCTGCAGCAAGTGCCCCCAAAGCCAAGGCACAGCCCCCCCAACCCTCAGGGAGACCCAGACTGCTGGCCTCGGGAGCTAGGTTCCAGGCTAGAACAGCTCCAGGCCCAGATGAACAG GCTGGAGTCCCGCATGTCCTCAGACCTCAGCCGTATCCTACAGCTCCTTCAGCATCCCCCGCCCCAGGGTCACGCTGGCTGCATTCTGGGAGCCCCTATGTCCGATGACCTGGCCTTGTTTCCTGCAGCCTCAGCCACTCAGAGTCCAGGAACTAGGCTGCCCCCGGGCGGTCTGACCCCTGAACAG GTCCCAAGCTGTGGCGACTTGAACAAGTATAGGCTGACGCGAAGGAACTCCTCCTCCAGGGGGCCTCCCCTGGCTCCCCTGGCTGCAACAGACAAAATTCTCACCGTTTCCTCAGAACAGGAGCAGCCTGAGGGGCTCCTGTCGCCCTTGGCCTCACCTCTTCATCCCCTGGAGGTACAGGGACTCATCTGTGGTCCccgttttccctccctccctgaacACCTCAGCTCCATCCCCAAGCAGCTGGAGTTCCAGAGACATGGCTCAGATCCTGGATTGGCAGGAAGTTGGAGCCCCTGA